From the Maridesulfovibrio zosterae DSM 11974 genome, the window TTTTCCAGCTTTTTCCTGATGACCTTTGGAGGGCTTGTTCACTTTGCGTTCGGGCAGAGTGTCGTAACCGATCTGGATGGCGTTATAGCCTTCCTTCTCTTCAGTCTTAACCTGAATGACAGGACAAGGACCAACTTCGAGTACTGTGACGGGGGTAATTGTACCATCGTCAGAGAACACGCGGGTCATGCCCAGTTTTTTACCGAGTATACCGATAGTTTTTGCCATGTTGAACCCCTCCCTAGAGCTTAATTTCGACGTCAACACCAGCGGGAAGGCTAAGCTTACCAAGGGCATCAACTGTCTGCTGGGTGGGTTCAAGAATGTCAAGCAGACGCTTGTGGATTCTCATCTCAAACTGCTCACGAGACTTTTTGTCTACGTGCACAGAACGCTGAATCGTTGTACGATTGATCTGTGTAGGCAGTGGGATGGGACCTGCGATAGCAGCTCCGGTATTGCGGGCAGTATCCACAATCTCGGTAACTGCTTTATCAAGGATACGGTAATCGTATGCCTTGAGCTTGATCCTGATACGATCACTAGTCATAGAAACCATGTTAATTTCTCCTAATTGAATTCAGAGACGGCGTAACTTGCAACGGTTAGAAGGATTGTGAGGTTGTTCCTTCAATAGCCTGGTATGGTCGTCCAGCCAGCATGCCGGACCTTATACCTGATCTCTGTGGTTTCACGGGGCGGTTCCCGTAAAAAAAATAAGAACCTCCCAAACACTATGGTTCGGGAGGTTTACTGCTTTTTGCAAGCTGCTGTCAAGCTAAAATGAGAATAAATTCAAAATTATTCTAATTTTTATTGATCAGCTCTTCCGCGATAGAAGCAGGAACTGGCTCAT encodes:
- the rpsJ gene encoding 30S ribosomal protein S10, producing MVSMTSDRIRIKLKAYDYRILDKAVTEIVDTARNTGAAIAGPIPLPTQINRTTIQRSVHVDKKSREQFEMRIHKRLLDILEPTQQTVDALGKLSLPAGVDVEIKL